The proteins below come from a single Triticum aestivum cultivar Chinese Spring chromosome 5D, IWGSC CS RefSeq v2.1, whole genome shotgun sequence genomic window:
- the LOC123122526 gene encoding serine/arginine repetitive matrix protein 1, translating into MGHGIYERVQLKFYRTTENDLVNIRRLTRDRPEMGRPASRCHFDRTTPTQPKPNHPKKKKKKKKKKKGAKPQRTKKSTHPEHAPRHTRYPPATPLPRKEPRKEKNRAQTPRPAPPRRAMGKQQPPPRPAAMSAPPPARRKRKKKGRPSLLDLQKRSLRLQKLQEAPPPPPPPPQQRRPSTRRNPAPEDDSGDDDPRREKKLRLVVGLHDGSAKGEKRRTATDGREEPSDSGPTTPLPDKKLLVFILDRLQKKDTYGVFSEPVDDEELPDYRDIVKHPMDFSTVRKKLDKGAYANLEQFEDDVFLITSNAMSYNSPDTVYYRQARSIQEVAKKDFENLRQDSDASEPEPEPLPEPEPKPQRRRGRPPKNAVKQQVEQPPAERATANFSAAALAMAGNSGLYAHSGFDIQRRIADVLKASFANRSNEHNWSSERKLESIEDYSGSGSKWSGKMGKKPLPVEESRRTTYYQNQPSSSMYELPVATSYNGTRKVLVPIGAQLPQAYSRSLARFAAQLGPVGWEVASKRIEQVIPPGTAFGRGWVGDSESPNSFQPPVPTSSPIPTPPPSSTAASSEQKTVDDPASAGHSTGPHADAVSHASANNAQRIDSQAVPSPQCGSLTQVPVDRGEHSVELKSSHNVEERPTMHQTVNGFNAVPGSIMFAPTAQLVANRMQTHMAD; encoded by the exons ATGGGACATGGAATTTATGAAAGGGTACAACTGAAATTTTATCGGACGACTGAGAACGATCTGGTAAATATCCGACGGCTGACACGAGATCGGCCCGAGATGGGCCGGCCCGCATCGCGCTGCCATTTCGATCGAACGACCCCAACCcaacccaaaccaaaccacccaaaaaagaaaaagaaaaagaaaaagaaaaaaaagggagcaAAACCGCAGCGCACCAAAAAGTCTACCCACCCCGAGCACGCCCCCCGGCACACGCGATACCCACCCGCAACGCCCCTGCCGCGAAAAGAGCCGAGGAAGGAAAAAAACAGAGCGCagacgccccgccccgccccgccgcgccgcgcaATGGgcaagcagcagccgccgccgcggccggcggCGATGTCGGCGCCTCCCCCGGCCCGGCGGAAGCGGAAGAAGAAGGGCCGGCCCTCCCTCCTCGACCTCCAGAAGCGCAGCCTCCGCCTGCAGAAGCTCCAGGaggcgcccccgccgccgccgccgccgccccagcagcgCCGCCCCTCCACGCGCCGCAACCCCGCCCCGGAGGACGACTCGGGCGACGACGACCCCCGCCGCGAGAagaagctccgcctcgtcgtcGGCCTCCACGACGGATCGGCCAAG GGAGAAAAGAGGAGGACAGCGACGGATGGGCGTGAAG AGCCGTCAGATTCCGGCCCCACGACGCCCCTGCCTGACAAAAAGTTATTGGTCTTCATCCTCGATAGGCTGCAGAA GAAGGACACATACGGCGTATTCTCAGAGCCGGTTGATGATGAAGAG CTGCCCGACTACAGAGATATTGTCAAGCACCCCATGGATTTTTCGACAGTTAGGAAGAAGCTTGATAAGGGGGCATATGCCAACTTGGAGCAATTTGAG GACGATGTGTTTTTGATAACCTCGAATGCCATGTCCTACAATTCACCAGACACAGTATACTATCGACAG GCACGATCTATTCAAGAGGTTGCTAAGAAGGACTTTGAGAATCTTAGGCAAGATAGTGATGCCAGTGAACCAGAACCAGAACCATTACCAGAACCGGAACCAAAACCACAGCGTCGAAGGGGCAGGCCTCCAAAGAACGCTGTCAAGCAGCAAGTTGAGCAGCCACCAGCAGAACGTGCTACCGCAAACTTTTCTGCGGCAGCACTTGCTATGGCTGGAAATAGTGGACTTTATGCGCACTCAGGGTTTGATATACAGCGGAGAATTGCAGATGTACTGAAAGCTTCTTTTGCCAATAGAAGCAATGAACACAATTGGTCCAGTGAGCGCAAATTGGAAAGCATTGAAGATTATTCAG GGTCTGGGAGTAAATGGTCAGGAAAAATGGGGAAGAAGCCACTTCCGGTAGAAGAGAGTCGCCGGACTACATATTATCAGAATCAACCATCCAGTTCAATGTATGAGCTGCCAGTGGCAACCTCATACAACGGGACAAGGAAGGTTCTTGTACCA ATTGGTGCTCAGTTGCCGCAGGCCTATTCCCGCAGTCTGGCACGTTTTGCTGCACAGCTTGGTCCTGTTGGTTGGGAAGTTGCATCGAAGCGAATTGAACAGGTCATTCCCCCTGGAACAGCATTTGGTCGCGGGTGGGTAGGAGATAGCGAATCACCAAACTCATTTCAGCCACCTGTACCAACTTCATCTCCGATACCAACACCACCACCAAGCAGCACAGCGGCATCGAGTGAGCAGAAAACTGTAGATGATCCTGCAAGCGCAGGCCATTCAACAGGGCCTCATGCAGATGCTGTGTCACATGCGTCTGCCAATAACGCTCAGAGGATCGATTCTCAGGCAGTACCAAGCCCGCAATGTGGATCGTTGACGCAGGTTCCAGTAGACCGAGGTGAACATTCCGTTGAGCTGAAGAGCAGCCATAATGTTGAAGAACGGCCCACCATGCACCAAACTGTGAATGGTTTTAATGCTGTGCCAG GGTCAATCATGTTTGCACCTACCGCGCAGCTGGTCGCGAACCGGATGCAGACGCATATGGCCGACTGA